Part of the Labrenzia sp. CE80 genome, GGCTGGCGTTGACGCGTGAAGGCCTTGCGCGCCGTGACCGATATGTCATCGAGACCGTTCGCGCAACCGGGCTGCCATTGGCGGGTGTGTTGGGCGGTGGCTATTCAAAGGACATGCGCGAACTTGCCGACCGCCACGTGTCCCTGCACAGAGCAGCGATCGAAGTCGCTGACCTCAAGTACACTCCCCGATCGTCTAGTTAGCCTTTGCTTCCCAGGTTCAGCACTCTGGAAATAAGCCAAAGAGGCACCACGATTACAGCGCCAAGAGCGAAGTAGCGCAGCAGACTGCCAATCGCGTCAAATCCCATTTCCCAAAGCCGCTTGAAAAAGCCGACAACGATATCGACGATCTCCAGCGGATCCAAATCGAGGGCAGAAAGAATTACTCCGACGACAAAAGAAAGAAAGACGAGGCGAAGGATGACTTGCCCGGGAGAGCCGCCCATGAAACGGGAAAGATTGCGCTCGGACATCGTTGCTCCTGTCATCCTGTGAAAATGTACAACTGTCCCGTAGTTAAGCAGCGTTGGACCTCCAGACAACAGGCTTTGTCAGTTTTGACCAGAATGCCTAAGGGAAAACAGGAGTTTTTCGCCATCCGCGCCATTCCGCGTTCCCAATTGGCATGACTTGGCAAGTGAAACACGGGTTCTGCCAACTACAGCGCTGCCAAATTCGACTAGCTATCTGACCCATGAGGGCTGAGGATGTGACAAACGTCGTTTTCCGGTGGAGACTCT contains:
- a CDS encoding DUF6460 domain-containing protein, yielding MSERNLSRFMGGSPGQVILRLVFLSFVVGVILSALDLDPLEIVDIVVGFFKRLWEMGFDAIGSLLRYFALGAVIVVPLWLISRVLNLGSKG